In Glandiceps talaboti chromosome 6, keGlaTala1.1, whole genome shotgun sequence, one DNA window encodes the following:
- the LOC144436235 gene encoding histone H2B, gonadal, translated as MPPKISGKAAKKAGKAKAARSGDKKRKRKRKESYGIYIYKVMKQVHPDTGISSKAMSIMNSFVNDIFERIAAEASRLAHYNKRSTITSREIQTAVRLLLPGELAKHAVSEGTKAVTKYTSSK; from the coding sequence CTCCTAAAATAAGTGGTAAAGCAGCCAAGAAAGCCGGTAAGGCTAAAGCCGCCCGTAGTGGCGACAAGAAGAGAAAGAGGAAAAGGAAGGAAAGCTATGGTATCTACATCTACAAAGTCATGAAGCAGGTTCACCCAGACACTGGTATCTCCTCCAAGGCCATGTCTATCATGAACAGCTTCGTCAACGATATCTTCGAGCGCATCGCCGCTGAAGCTTCCCGCCTTGCCCACTACAACAAGAGATCCACCATCACTAGCAGAGAGATCCAGACTGCTGTACGTCTCTTGCTGCCCGGTGAGCTTGCCAAGCACGCCGTCAGTGAGGGTACCAAAGCCGTCACCAAGTACACCAGCTCCAAGTAA